Proteins from a genomic interval of Caulobacter sp. NIBR1757:
- a CDS encoding ATP-binding protein: protein MKRLARIPIGVQLVALLVAGLLVAQAINILVLFALPPPEPVLYRLSEVAAALKGGSLEARDGRPMIRATAPAPPTPKTTPDGMAARTQTMLAETLGRPASDVRLYPANGAPFFGMMNRRRFGPVRGEGPPRGEARFSVRGGQGFGPGGPPSGERPQAGGGFDGPRPRPGDMAVFGDFTAAVRNPAGGWTVVTSQPEPFPNDWQRRAMLWLLGCFLLVAPAGYLFARRITAPLKRFGEAADRLGRDPMGPEMSLRGPAELGSAAEALNQMQSRLRRFISDRTAMVGAISHDLRTPLSRIRFKLEAASPELKISILSDIGQMEQMIEGVLAFIRDETLPRRRERLDLLSLVECVVDDAALVGADVEVAEDSEAVIVEGDPSGLTRLFSNLVDNAIKYGGTARIRVGREGDMAVVHIDDTGPGLRGEDLLRAFDPFYRADSSRNLDQGGVGLGLPIARATARGHGGEVVLRPQAVGLRAIVTLPIAPA from the coding sequence GTGAAGCGGCTGGCCCGTATCCCGATCGGCGTCCAGCTGGTCGCCCTGCTGGTCGCCGGCCTGCTGGTCGCCCAGGCCATCAACATCCTGGTGCTGTTCGCCCTGCCGCCGCCCGAGCCGGTGCTCTACCGCCTGTCCGAGGTGGCGGCGGCCCTGAAGGGCGGCTCGCTGGAGGCGCGCGACGGCCGGCCGATGATCCGCGCCACGGCCCCCGCCCCGCCGACCCCCAAAACCACGCCCGACGGCATGGCCGCCCGCACCCAGACAATGCTGGCCGAAACCCTCGGCCGGCCCGCCAGCGATGTGCGGCTCTACCCGGCCAACGGGGCTCCCTTCTTCGGCATGATGAACCGCCGCCGCTTCGGCCCCGTCCGGGGCGAAGGCCCGCCGCGCGGCGAGGCGCGCTTCTCGGTCCGGGGCGGCCAGGGCTTTGGTCCCGGCGGCCCACCGTCCGGTGAGAGGCCGCAGGCGGGCGGCGGCTTCGATGGTCCCCGGCCCCGACCCGGCGACATGGCTGTGTTCGGCGATTTCACCGCCGCCGTGCGCAATCCGGCCGGCGGCTGGACCGTCGTGACCTCGCAGCCCGAACCCTTCCCCAACGACTGGCAACGGCGGGCCATGCTCTGGCTGCTGGGCTGTTTCCTGCTGGTCGCCCCGGCCGGCTATCTGTTCGCCCGCCGCATCACCGCGCCGCTGAAGCGATTCGGCGAGGCCGCCGACCGTCTGGGCCGCGATCCCATGGGTCCCGAGATGTCGCTGCGCGGCCCGGCCGAGCTGGGCAGCGCCGCCGAGGCCCTCAACCAGATGCAGTCGCGCCTGCGCCGCTTCATCTCCGACCGCACCGCCATGGTCGGGGCCATCTCGCACGACCTTCGCACCCCCCTGTCCCGCATCCGCTTCAAGCTGGAGGCGGCCAGCCCCGAGTTGAAAATATCCATCCTCTCCGACATCGGCCAGATGGAGCAGATGATCGAGGGCGTGCTGGCCTTCATCCGCGACGAGACCCTGCCCCGGCGGCGCGAACGGCTCGACCTCCTCTCGTTGGTCGAGTGCGTGGTCGATGACGCGGCCCTCGTCGGGGCCGATGTCGAGGTGGCGGAGGACAGCGAGGCGGTCATCGTCGAGGGCGACCCCTCCGGCCTGACGCGGCTGTTCAGCAACCTGGTCGACAACGCCATCAAGTATGGCGGCACGGCCCGGATCCGGGTCGGCCGCGAGGGCGACATGGCCGTGGTCCATATCGACGACACCGGGCCGGGCCTGCGCGGCGAGGACCTGCTGCGGGCCTTCGATCCCTTCTACCGGGCCGACAGCTCGCGCAATCTCGACCAGGGCGGGGTGGGTCTGGGCCTGCCCATCGCCCGCGCCACCGCCCGCGGCCACGGCGGCGAGGTCGTGCTGCGGCCCCAGGCCGTGGGCCTGCGGGCTATCGTCACCCTGCCGATCGCCCCCGCCTAG
- the gcvA gene encoding transcriptional regulator GcvA yields MRRLPPLSAVRVFEAAARHENFTAAAGELGMTQAAVSHQIRVLEDRLGQKLFRRERQRVILTEAGRRAALRAGRGLDEIEAAFAELRAEDDGALTISTTVTFANTWLAWRLGRFQVSHPDIAVRLSADNHLTDFAAGDIDVAIRLGDGNWPELATHRLVTVDFTPMCSPGFLAAHGGTIALEDLPSLPLISPAEPSWTQWLHEAGLSAAVARPLSGVHLDTQANEGHAAMAGQGIAILTPFLWRQDMADGRLTQLFPQTSTLGQAFWLVYPEHRRRSPKIRRFRDWLEAEVKLTLASLQT; encoded by the coding sequence ATGCGCAGACTACCGCCGTTGAGCGCCGTGCGGGTCTTCGAGGCCGCCGCCCGGCATGAGAATTTCACCGCCGCCGCCGGCGAGCTGGGCATGACCCAGGCCGCCGTCAGCCATCAGATCCGCGTGCTGGAGGATCGCCTCGGCCAGAAGCTGTTCCGCCGCGAGCGCCAGCGGGTGATCCTGACCGAGGCCGGCCGCCGCGCCGCCCTGCGCGCCGGCCGGGGCCTCGACGAGATCGAGGCGGCCTTCGCCGAACTGCGGGCCGAGGACGACGGGGCCCTGACCATCTCCACCACGGTGACCTTCGCCAACACCTGGCTGGCCTGGCGGCTGGGCCGGTTCCAGGTCAGCCATCCCGACATCGCCGTGCGCCTCAGCGCCGACAACCACCTCACCGATTTCGCGGCCGGAGACATCGATGTCGCCATCCGCCTGGGCGACGGAAACTGGCCGGAACTGGCCACCCACCGGCTGGTCACCGTCGATTTCACCCCCATGTGCAGCCCGGGCTTCCTCGCCGCCCACGGCGGGACCATCGCCCTGGAAGACCTGCCGTCCCTCCCCCTGATCAGTCCGGCCGAGCCCTCCTGGACCCAGTGGCTGCATGAGGCCGGACTGTCCGCCGCGGTGGCCAGGCCGCTGTCAGGGGTGCATCTCGATACTCAGGCCAATGAGGGTCACGCGGCCATGGCCGGCCAGGGCATCGCCATCCTGACCCCCTTCCTGTGGCGTCAGGACATGGCCGACGGTCGCCTGACCCAGCTGTTTCCCCAGACCTCGACCCTCGGCCAGGCCTTCTGGCTGGTCTATCCCGAGCACCGCCGCCGCTCGCCGAAGATCCGCCGCTTCCGGGACTGGCTGGAGGCGGAGGTCAAGCTGACCTTGGCCTCGCTGCAGACCTAG
- a CDS encoding acyl-CoA dehydrogenase family protein: MNIDWSAEDLAFRDEVRAFIAAELTPELRRAGNSLTSVYADYAVGMGWQKILHAKGWAAPAWPEEFGGRGWSVSQRYIFATEMAAAGAPPVSPMGIGMCGPVLIGHGTPEQQAYFLPRMLNGDDFWCQGYSEPQSGSDLATLQMSAVEDGGDFVCTGHKLWTTHAHEANWIFCLVRTSREEIPQKGITFLLIDMTSPGVEVTPIVSLSGEHIQNHVFFTDVRVPKANAVGPVGQGWTVAKYLMQFERGGGVASPGMRARIAKAASILEAQFPDRDDAEGVSLRSQLAEAAVQVDALAAIELRVMSALSVGGAPGPESSILKTVGTELSQRLTEIALAAAGSYAGVYQPHMVSPGGPSPGFVPPPQRDGVGPDYSWTVAAKYLNDRAGSIYAGTNEIQRNIMAKAVLGL; this comes from the coding sequence GTGAACATCGACTGGAGCGCCGAGGATCTCGCTTTCCGCGACGAGGTCCGGGCCTTTATCGCCGCCGAACTGACGCCCGAACTGCGCCGGGCGGGCAATAGCCTGACCAGCGTCTATGCCGACTACGCCGTGGGTATGGGCTGGCAGAAAATCCTCCACGCCAAGGGCTGGGCGGCCCCCGCCTGGCCCGAGGAATTCGGCGGCCGGGGCTGGTCGGTCAGCCAGCGCTACATCTTCGCCACCGAGATGGCGGCGGCCGGCGCGCCGCCGGTGTCGCCGATGGGCATCGGCATGTGCGGGCCGGTGCTGATCGGCCATGGCACGCCGGAGCAGCAGGCGTATTTCCTGCCCCGGATGCTGAACGGCGACGACTTCTGGTGCCAGGGCTATTCGGAGCCGCAGTCGGGCTCGGACCTGGCCACCCTGCAGATGAGCGCGGTGGAAGACGGCGGCGACTTCGTCTGCACCGGCCACAAGCTGTGGACCACCCATGCCCACGAGGCCAACTGGATCTTCTGCCTGGTGCGGACCTCCAGGGAGGAGATCCCGCAGAAGGGCATCACCTTCCTGTTGATCGACATGACCAGCCCCGGGGTCGAGGTGACGCCGATCGTCTCGCTGTCGGGGGAGCATATCCAGAACCATGTCTTCTTCACCGATGTGCGTGTGCCGAAGGCCAACGCGGTGGGGCCGGTCGGCCAAGGCTGGACGGTGGCCAAGTACCTGATGCAGTTCGAGCGCGGCGGCGGGGTCGCCAGCCCCGGCATGCGGGCCCGGATCGCCAAGGCGGCCTCTATCCTCGAGGCCCAGTTCCCGGACCGCGACGATGCGGAGGGCGTCTCGTTGCGCAGCCAGCTGGCCGAGGCGGCGGTGCAGGTCGATGCGCTGGCGGCCATCGAGCTGCGGGTGATGTCGGCCCTGTCGGTGGGTGGGGCGCCGGGCCCCGAGTCCTCCATTCTCAAGACGGTCGGCACCGAACTCAGCCAGCGGCTGACCGAGATCGCCCTGGCGGCCGCCGGGTCCTACGCGGGGGTCTACCAGCCGCACATGGTCTCGCCGGGCGGGCCGTCGCCGGGCTTTGTCCCGCCGCCGCAGCGGGATGGCGTCGGCCCCGACTACAGCTGGACGGTGGCGGCCAAGTATCTCAACGACCGGGCCGGTTCGATCTACGCCGGGACCAACGAGATCCAGCGCAACATCATGGCCAAGGCGGTGCTCGGCCTTTGA
- a CDS encoding tRNA (cytidine(34)-2'-O)-methyltransferase: protein MHLALFNPQIPQNVGACIRLSACFDTPLHIIEPVGFSFDDRSMKRAALDYGPLSHMTRHADWDAFQAARGPGRLILFTTRGATPLDAFTFEAGDTLLFGSETSGAPHGVHAAADARVVIPIRPGARSMNLSVSAGIGLFEALRQTAGLHPRDYV, encoded by the coding sequence ATGCACCTGGCCCTGTTCAATCCGCAGATCCCGCAGAACGTCGGGGCCTGCATCCGCCTGTCGGCCTGTTTCGACACGCCGCTGCACATTATCGAGCCGGTCGGCTTCAGCTTCGACGACCGCTCGATGAAGCGCGCCGCCCTCGACTACGGCCCGCTGAGCCACATGACCCGCCATGCCGACTGGGACGCCTTCCAGGCCGCCCGGGGCCCTGGCCGCCTCATCCTCTTCACCACCAGGGGCGCCACGCCGCTCGACGCCTTCACCTTCGAGGCCGGCGACACCCTGCTGTTCGGCAGCGAAACCTCCGGCGCCCCCCACGGCGTCCACGCCGCCGCCGACGCCCGGGTGGTCATTCCCATCCGCCCCGGCGCCCGCTCGATGAACCTCTCGGTCAGCGCCGGCATCGGCCTCTTCGAAGCCCTCCGCCAGACCGCCGGCCTGCACCCCCGGGATTATGTCTAG
- a CDS encoding TonB-dependent receptor plug domain-containing protein, with the protein MSKLHLTLTGLLLATTALTAPGLAAAQDAPAPAEDQVEEIVVLGKNIPEPMRETSEVATFLQPEDLKRQGDDNAAEALTRLTGLSLVSGKFVYVRGLGERYSSALLNGSPLPSPEPLQRVVPLDLFPASILGGTVVQKTYSPNYPGEFGGGVIDLQTVSTPDEPFFSIGMSTGGNTETTFQDGITYYGSDTDWLGYDDGTRDTPRILQRIAPDRLRVSEANYTDAQLQQIGRSFVNAPLNLIQKNNSILPNFGLDVSAGRSFDLGDAGFVGVVGVLGFKNGWKSRDGIQQEGLVQAGVISVNTDYNFRSTENNAVVNGLFGLSWESADSAHQVKWTNLYIHSTLKEARIREGYDSNAPGQGLVRDDYTEWFERSLINTQLAGKSELGDFTVNWRGAFAKTSRNSPYEKGIRYFWVDADNDGVQDANEPYRHDGSSVQNYTRFGEVEDSVASFGVDGAYALSISDTREIIVSGGVAWMDNNRHASQREFRLLALNNSIPIDVQNSRVDFLLSDYNIGPLLFMLRETTGADGASAYKAALETRAAWFQVDAEVLPLVRVAVGARYEEAEQGVNPIDIFSGPLPSAPKLENEYWLPTATVTWNFYEDMQLRFGLSKTIARPQFRELAPQTYLDPDTDRLYIGNPYLVDSELINVDARYEWYFDKGQSFTFGVFYKDIDKPVETIVNEGGSSLQTTFLNAPAAVLYGAEIDAKVYFDMPIDAQWFSDKRWLIAANYTWTSSEVKVGSGDVVYPLSGLGAPRPATDYVTDGDTLQGQSDHLANLQFGWEDDNAKSQATVLVTYVSERIAARGRTGFPDLVQGESVNLDFTYRKGFEVMGKEMEFGFEARNLLGEDSEEFQELGGGRVDTNTYDLGRSFSFSISAKF; encoded by the coding sequence ATGTCGAAGCTACATCTGACCCTCACCGGTCTTCTGCTGGCCACCACGGCGCTCACCGCGCCTGGCCTCGCCGCCGCGCAGGACGCGCCGGCCCCGGCCGAGGACCAGGTCGAGGAAATCGTCGTCCTCGGGAAGAACATCCCCGAGCCGATGCGGGAGACCAGCGAGGTCGCGACCTTCCTGCAGCCCGAAGACCTCAAGCGCCAGGGCGACGACAACGCCGCCGAGGCGCTGACCCGTCTGACCGGCCTGTCGCTGGTCAGCGGCAAGTTCGTCTACGTCCGCGGTCTGGGCGAGCGCTACAGCTCGGCCCTGCTCAACGGCTCGCCCCTGCCTTCGCCCGAACCGCTGCAGCGGGTCGTGCCGCTGGACCTGTTCCCGGCCAGCATCCTGGGCGGCACCGTCGTCCAGAAGACCTACTCGCCCAACTACCCGGGCGAATTCGGCGGTGGCGTCATCGACCTGCAGACCGTCAGCACCCCCGACGAGCCCTTCTTCAGCATCGGCATGAGCACGGGCGGCAACACCGAGACCACCTTCCAGGACGGGATCACCTATTACGGCTCCGACACCGACTGGCTGGGCTATGACGACGGCACCCGCGACACCCCGCGCATCCTGCAGCGGATCGCGCCGGACCGCCTGCGGGTCAGCGAGGCCAACTACACCGACGCCCAGCTGCAGCAGATCGGCCGCAGCTTCGTCAACGCGCCGCTGAACCTGATCCAGAAGAACAACTCCATCCTGCCGAACTTCGGCCTCGACGTCTCGGCCGGTCGCTCGTTCGACCTGGGCGACGCCGGCTTCGTCGGCGTGGTCGGGGTGCTGGGCTTCAAGAACGGCTGGAAGAGCCGCGACGGGATCCAGCAGGAAGGCCTGGTGCAGGCGGGCGTGATCAGCGTCAACACCGACTACAACTTCCGTTCGACCGAGAACAACGCCGTGGTCAACGGCCTGTTCGGCCTGTCCTGGGAGTCGGCCGACAGCGCCCATCAGGTGAAGTGGACCAACCTCTACATCCACTCGACCCTGAAGGAAGCCCGCATCCGCGAGGGCTACGACAGCAACGCCCCGGGCCAGGGCCTGGTGCGGGACGACTACACCGAGTGGTTCGAGCGCAGCCTGATCAACACCCAGCTGGCCGGCAAGTCCGAGCTGGGCGACTTCACGGTCAACTGGCGCGGCGCCTTCGCCAAGACCTCGCGCAACAGCCCCTATGAAAAGGGCATCCGCTACTTCTGGGTCGACGCCGACAACGACGGCGTCCAGGACGCCAACGAGCCCTACCGTCACGACGGCTCCTCGGTGCAGAACTACACCCGCTTCGGCGAGGTTGAAGACTCCGTCGCCAGCTTCGGCGTCGACGGCGCCTACGCCCTGTCGATCTCCGACACCCGCGAGATCATTGTCAGCGGCGGCGTCGCCTGGATGGACAACAACCGCCATGCCAGCCAGCGCGAGTTCCGCCTGCTGGCCCTGAACAATTCCATTCCGATCGATGTCCAGAACAGCCGGGTCGACTTCCTGCTGTCGGACTACAACATCGGGCCGCTGTTGTTCATGCTGCGTGAAACCACGGGCGCCGACGGCGCCTCGGCCTACAAGGCGGCGCTGGAAACGCGCGCGGCCTGGTTCCAGGTCGATGCCGAAGTCCTGCCGCTGGTCCGCGTCGCGGTCGGGGCCCGCTATGAGGAAGCCGAGCAGGGCGTCAACCCGATCGACATCTTCTCGGGCCCGCTGCCCAGCGCCCCGAAGCTGGAGAACGAGTACTGGCTGCCGACCGCCACGGTGACCTGGAACTTCTACGAGGACATGCAGCTGCGCTTTGGTCTGTCCAAGACCATCGCCCGCCCGCAGTTCCGCGAACTGGCGCCGCAGACCTACCTCGATCCGGACACCGACCGCCTCTACATCGGCAACCCCTACCTGGTGGATTCCGAGCTGATCAACGTCGACGCCCGCTATGAGTGGTACTTCGACAAGGGCCAGTCGTTCACCTTCGGCGTCTTCTACAAGGACATCGACAAGCCGGTCGAAACCATCGTCAACGAAGGCGGCTCGAGCCTGCAGACCACCTTCCTGAACGCGCCGGCCGCCGTCCTGTACGGGGCCGAGATCGATGCGAAGGTCTACTTCGACATGCCGATCGACGCCCAGTGGTTCAGCGACAAGCGCTGGCTGATCGCGGCCAACTACACCTGGACCAGCTCCGAGGTGAAGGTCGGCTCGGGCGACGTCGTCTACCCGCTGTCGGGCCTGGGCGCGCCGCGTCCCGCCACCGACTACGTCACCGACGGCGACACCCTGCAGGGTCAGTCGGATCACCTGGCCAACCTGCAGTTCGGCTGGGAAGACGACAACGCCAAGTCCCAGGCGACCGTGCTGGTCACCTACGTCAGTGAACGGATCGCCGCCCGCGGCCGCACCGGCTTCCCGGACCTGGTCCAGGGCGAAAGCGTCAACCTCGACTTCACCTACCGCAAGGGGTTCGAGGTGATGGGCAAGGAGATGGAGTTCGGCTTCGAGGCCCGTAACCTGCTCGGCGAAGACTCCGAGGAATTCCAGGAACTTGGCGGCGGCCGCGTCGACACCAACACCTACGACCTCGGCCGCAGCTTCTCGTTCAGCATCTCGGCCAAGTTCTAG
- a CDS encoding type II secretion system protein N — translation MVWQRLLPGGFTTVSARAVVEAMLVLLLATQAARLVWAVAAPGAPPPASARAQMADLSILTRFNPFLGLDTPTGGQASGQAMRLYGVRAGLDGRGSAIIGTADGKQASYLVGETVAPGVTLQAVHDNHVVLARGAATTRLTFPDGPQ, via the coding sequence GTGGTTTGGCAACGCCTATTGCCGGGCGGCTTCACGACCGTTTCGGCCCGTGCGGTCGTCGAGGCGATGCTCGTGCTGCTGCTCGCCACCCAGGCCGCCCGCCTGGTCTGGGCCGTCGCCGCCCCGGGCGCGCCGCCGCCGGCCAGCGCCAGGGCGCAGATGGCCGACCTGTCGATCCTGACCCGCTTCAATCCCTTCCTCGGCCTCGACACGCCGACCGGCGGCCAGGCGTCCGGCCAGGCCATGCGGCTGTACGGCGTCCGCGCCGGCCTCGACGGCCGGGGCTCGGCCATCATCGGCACGGCCGATGGCAAGCAGGCCTCCTACCTGGTCGGCGAGACGGTGGCGCCGGGCGTCACCCTGCAGGCCGTGCACGACAATCACGTGGTCCTGGCGCGCGGCGCCGCCACCACCCGGCTGACCTTCCCCGATGGCCCCCAATGA
- the gspD gene encoding type II secretion system secretin GspD, translating to MRNTIRTLALAAAFGATALAPAAPALAQTQVLNVQDADIRAFIQDVARSTGRTFIIDPRVKGTVSVASDGPLSKGELFEVFLATLRSNGFIAIPTGPSSYRIEPAENAARGPSAGRSGFVTEVFRLRTIDAAGAAEMIKPLVGPQGVVTANPRGNTVVVADYADNMRRIRGLIGQIDQDRAQVKTITLQYSSASEIARVLGDLTSAPGAEGKSARGAVTIVAVASSNSIMLRGDSEAIARLIPIITDLDRRAQSSADIQVVFLKHANAEEMLPVLQQLVGQQPTTSGTASGGKSTVEAAPATAATAGSQRANLARYPGANALIISADPETQRMLAEVIRQLDVRREQVLVEAIVVEVSDGTAQRLGVQTILGSENGNVPFATTNYSNTGPNILALTGAIVGQNNLPEDSDLLAQLQEAAVSSLLNTNGMLGAVTGTLSGDTMFGFIINAVREDNSSKLLSTPHILTLDNREASILVGQEIPITTGEALGDANSNPFRTIQRQDVGIKLTVTPQINAGGGITLHLRQEVSAIAGTVTTNNPELILNKRVVETTAVIGDGEIVVLGGLLQQDETISLERTPLISDVPLLGELFKSRAREGKRTNLMIFLRPRIIRNDADARAVTGPRYEFMRQQPALTGKDGVNALDTVVIDQLGATPPNVPPPPPVQAPVPPK from the coding sequence TTGAGGAACACCATCCGGACCCTCGCCCTGGCGGCCGCCTTCGGCGCCACGGCCCTCGCGCCCGCCGCGCCCGCCCTGGCCCAGACCCAGGTGCTCAACGTCCAGGACGCCGACATCCGCGCCTTCATCCAGGACGTCGCCCGCAGCACCGGCCGGACCTTCATCATCGACCCCCGCGTCAAGGGCACGGTCAGCGTCGCCAGCGACGGGCCGCTGAGCAAGGGCGAGCTGTTCGAGGTGTTTCTCGCCACCCTGCGCTCGAATGGCTTCATCGCCATCCCGACGGGTCCGAGCAGCTATCGCATCGAGCCGGCCGAGAACGCCGCCCGCGGCCCCTCCGCCGGCCGCAGCGGTTTCGTCACCGAGGTCTTCCGCCTGCGCACCATCGACGCGGCCGGCGCCGCCGAGATGATCAAGCCGCTGGTCGGGCCGCAGGGCGTGGTCACCGCCAATCCGCGGGGCAACACCGTGGTCGTCGCCGACTACGCCGACAACATGCGCCGCATCCGCGGGCTGATCGGCCAGATCGATCAGGACCGGGCCCAGGTGAAGACCATCACCCTGCAGTACAGCAGCGCCAGCGAGATCGCCCGGGTGCTGGGCGACCTGACCAGCGCGCCCGGCGCCGAAGGCAAGTCGGCCCGTGGCGCGGTCACCATCGTGGCGGTCGCGAGCAGCAACTCCATCATGCTGCGCGGCGATTCCGAGGCCATCGCCCGGCTGATCCCGATCATCACCGACCTCGACCGCCGGGCCCAATCGAGCGCCGATATCCAGGTCGTCTTCCTCAAGCACGCCAACGCCGAAGAGATGCTGCCGGTGCTGCAGCAACTGGTCGGCCAGCAGCCGACCACGTCGGGGACCGCCAGCGGCGGCAAGAGCACGGTCGAGGCGGCGCCCGCCACCGCCGCGACGGCGGGCTCCCAGCGCGCCAACCTGGCCCGCTATCCGGGCGCCAACGCCCTGATCATCAGCGCCGATCCCGAGACCCAGCGCATGCTGGCCGAGGTCATCCGCCAGCTCGACGTGCGCCGCGAACAGGTGCTGGTCGAGGCCATCGTCGTCGAGGTCTCCGACGGCACGGCCCAGCGACTGGGGGTCCAGACCATCCTCGGCAGCGAGAACGGCAATGTGCCGTTCGCCACCACCAACTATTCCAACACCGGCCCCAACATCCTGGCCCTGACCGGGGCCATCGTCGGCCAGAACAACCTGCCCGAGGACAGCGACCTGCTGGCCCAGCTGCAGGAGGCCGCGGTCAGCTCGCTGCTCAACACCAACGGCATGCTCGGGGCGGTCACCGGCACGCTGAGCGGCGACACGATGTTCGGCTTCATCATCAACGCCGTGCGGGAGGACAACTCCTCCAAGCTGCTGTCGACGCCCCACATCCTGACCCTCGACAACCGCGAGGCCTCGATCCTGGTCGGCCAGGAAATCCCCATCACCACCGGCGAGGCGCTGGGCGACGCCAACTCCAACCCGTTCCGGACCATCCAGCGCCAGGACGTCGGCATCAAGCTGACCGTCACGCCGCAGATCAACGCCGGCGGCGGCATCACCCTGCACCTGCGCCAGGAGGTGTCGGCCATCGCCGGCACGGTGACGACCAACAATCCCGAGCTGATCCTCAACAAGCGCGTGGTCGAGACCACCGCCGTCATCGGCGATGGCGAGATCGTCGTGCTTGGCGGCCTGCTGCAGCAGGACGAGACCATCAGCCTGGAGCGCACCCCGCTGATCAGCGACGTGCCGCTGCTGGGCGAGCTGTTCAAGAGCCGGGCCCGCGAGGGCAAGCGCACCAACCTGATGATCTTCCTGCGGCCCCGCATCATCCGCAACGACGCGGACGCCCGGGCCGTCACCGGGCCGCGCTACGAGTTCATGCGCCAGCAGCCCGCCCTGACCGGCAAGGACGGCGTCAACGCGCTCGACACGGTGGTCATCGACCAGCTGGGCGCGACGCCGCCCAACGTCCCGCCGCCGCCGCCGGTCCAGGCGCCCGTGCCGCCCAAATGA
- the gspE gene encoding type II secretion system ATPase GspE, with amino-acid sequence MTVLADPTLSYGFAKRAGVLLLSLGETARVGLREGSDPAALVEARRVLGRPLSIETLSGAAFDRQFSEVYAGEGLAASSADSVEMAGGLDSLLDDIPATADLLDPQDEAPVIRLINGLIAEAARLGASDIHIEPFERTVTVRFRIDGVLREVLSLPQRIGPLLVSRIKVMARLDIAEKRLPQDGRISLALGGKALDVRVSTLPARVGERVVLRILDKDQAGLQLRELGMPPALLRVFESAVREPHGIILVTGPTGSGKTTTLYAGLALLNDASRNILTIEDPVEYAMHGVGQTQVNTRVGMTFAAGLRAILRQDPDVVMVGEIRDSETAQVAVQAALTGHLVLSTVHTNDAAGAVTRLRDMGVEPFLLASTLRTVLAQRLVRRLCETCREPHPAGPVAARRLGVGEDATLFRAKGCPACNHTGYQGRVGVYEAIRIDDHVRGLIAAGADEQALSAGLSETGDLAAAARELVLAGVTTLEEMLRVTRQDAEPRVGAEGHGGV; translated from the coding sequence ATGACCGTGCTGGCCGATCCCACCCTGTCCTACGGCTTCGCCAAGCGGGCCGGCGTTCTGCTGCTGTCGCTGGGCGAGACGGCCCGCGTCGGCCTGCGCGAGGGATCGGACCCGGCCGCCCTGGTCGAGGCCCGCCGGGTCCTGGGCCGGCCGCTCTCCATCGAGACCCTGTCCGGCGCCGCCTTCGACCGCCAGTTCTCGGAAGTCTACGCCGGCGAGGGCCTGGCGGCCTCCAGCGCCGACAGCGTCGAGATGGCGGGGGGCCTGGACTCGCTGCTCGACGACATCCCGGCGACGGCCGACCTGCTGGATCCGCAGGACGAGGCGCCGGTCATCCGCCTGATCAACGGCCTGATCGCCGAGGCCGCGCGGCTGGGCGCCTCCGACATCCACATCGAGCCCTTCGAGCGGACGGTCACCGTCCGCTTCCGCATCGACGGCGTGCTCCGGGAGGTGCTCAGCCTGCCCCAGCGCATCGGTCCGCTGCTGGTCTCGCGCATCAAGGTCATGGCCCGCCTCGACATCGCCGAGAAGCGCCTGCCGCAGGACGGCCGCATCTCCCTGGCGCTGGGCGGCAAGGCGCTGGACGTCCGCGTCTCGACGCTCCCGGCCCGGGTCGGCGAGCGGGTGGTGCTGCGCATCCTCGACAAGGACCAGGCCGGCCTGCAACTGCGGGAACTGGGCATGCCGCCGGCCCTGCTCCGCGTCTTCGAAAGCGCGGTGCGCGAGCCGCACGGCATCATCCTGGTCACCGGCCCCACGGGCTCGGGCAAGACGACGACCCTGTATGCGGGCCTGGCCCTGCTCAACGACGCCAGCCGCAATATCCTGACCATCGAGGACCCGGTCGAGTACGCCATGCACGGCGTCGGCCAGACCCAGGTCAACACCCGGGTCGGCATGACCTTCGCCGCCGGCCTGCGGGCTATCCTGCGCCAGGATCCGGACGTGGTCATGGTCGGCGAGATCCGCGACAGCGAGACCGCCCAGGTCGCCGTCCAGGCCGCCCTGACCGGCCACCTGGTGCTGTCCACCGTCCACACCAACGACGCGGCCGGCGCGGTGACCCGCCTGCGCGACATGGGGGTGGAGCCCTTCCTGCTGGCCTCCACCCTGCGCACGGTCCTGGCCCAGCGGCTGGTGCGGCGGCTCTGCGAAACCTGCCGTGAGCCGCATCCGGCAGGGCCCGTCGCCGCCCGCCGGCTGGGCGTCGGCGAGGATGCGACCCTGTTCCGCGCCAAGGGCTGCCCGGCCTGCAATCACACCGGCTACCAGGGCCGGGTCGGGGTCTACGAGGCCATCCGGATCGACGACCATGTGCGCGGCCTGATCGCCGCCGGCGCCGATGAGCAGGCGCTCAGCGCCGGGCTCTCCGAAACCGGCGACCTCGCCGCCGCCGCCCGTGAGCTGGTGCTGGCCGGCGTCACGACCCTGGAGGAGATGCTGCGCGTCACCCGCCAGGACGCCGAGCCCAGAGTGGGAGCCGAGGGCCATGGCGGCGTTTGA